In one Thioclava sp. ES.031 genomic region, the following are encoded:
- a CDS encoding enoyl-ACP reductase: MAELMKGKRGLVMGVANERSIAWGIAKALAEQGAELAFSYQGEAFGKRVEPLAESVGCSFLLDVDVNDDASMDAAFAKLKEEWGSIDFVVHAIAYSDKSELAGRFINTTRENFKNSLTISCYSFIDVAKRASELMNEGGSMITLTYMGSQRVTPYYNVMGVAKAALESAVRYLAADLGPDGIRVNAISPGPMKTLAGAAIGGARKTFRHTEHNSPLRHNATLEAIGGTAVYLLSDYGACTSGEIISVDSGYHVMGMPAAENL; encoded by the coding sequence ATGGCGGAACTGATGAAGGGTAAGCGCGGCCTCGTGATGGGGGTCGCCAACGAGCGCTCAATCGCTTGGGGGATCGCGAAGGCACTGGCCGAGCAAGGCGCGGAACTGGCGTTCTCCTATCAGGGCGAAGCCTTCGGCAAGCGGGTCGAACCGCTGGCCGAAAGCGTGGGCTGCAGCTTCCTGCTGGATGTGGACGTGAATGACGACGCCTCGATGGACGCCGCCTTCGCCAAGCTGAAAGAGGAATGGGGTTCGATCGATTTCGTCGTTCACGCCATCGCCTATTCCGACAAGTCCGAGCTTGCGGGCCGGTTCATCAACACCACCCGCGAGAACTTCAAGAACTCGCTGACGATCTCCTGCTACAGCTTCATCGACGTGGCCAAGCGCGCCTCGGAACTGATGAACGAAGGCGGCTCGATGATCACGCTGACCTATATGGGCTCGCAGCGCGTGACGCCCTATTACAACGTGATGGGCGTGGCCAAGGCGGCGCTGGAATCGGCCGTGCGCTATCTGGCAGCCGATCTGGGCCCCGACGGCATCCGCGTGAACGCGATCTCGCCCGGCCCGATGAAGACGCTGGCCGGTGCTGCAATCGGCGGCGCGCGCAAGACCTTCCGCCACACGGAGCACAATTCGCCCCTGCGCCACAACGCGACGCTGGAAGCGATCGGCGGCACGGCCGTCTATCTGCTCTCGGATTACGGCGCGTGCACCTCCGGCGAGATCATCTCGGTCGATAGCGGCTATCACGTCATGGGCATGCCCGCGGCGGAGAACCTGTAA
- a CDS encoding AEC family transporter gives MSVLIDVILPVFLVIGFGYVVAWRGLFSEGAIDGLMRFAQNFAVPVLLARSIANLDLTQSYNWAMMAAFYAGALISFAIGITGARAMGRNGPESVAIGFACLFSNSLLLGVPITERAYGTDALSGNFAIISVHSPFLYTIGILAMEMVRSSGTGTSLGRVGLNALIGVLRTPLVIGILTGFAIKILTTLTGQPLPHPIREGMDMMARAALPAALFGLGGVLYRYRPEGDAKAIAMVTGLSLMLHPAITYGLAHFAFKVDTTALRSATLTAAMAPGVNAYLFANIYGVARRVAASAVLIATALSILTIWGWLAILP, from the coding sequence ATGAGCGTTCTGATCGACGTCATCCTGCCGGTCTTTCTGGTGATCGGCTTCGGCTACGTCGTGGCCTGGCGCGGGTTGTTCTCCGAGGGCGCGATCGACGGGCTGATGCGCTTCGCGCAGAACTTCGCGGTGCCGGTGCTTCTGGCGCGCTCGATCGCCAATCTCGACCTGACGCAGAGCTATAACTGGGCGATGATGGCGGCGTTCTACGCAGGCGCGCTGATCTCCTTCGCGATCGGGATCACCGGCGCGCGCGCGATGGGGCGCAACGGGCCGGAGAGCGTCGCCATCGGCTTTGCCTGCCTGTTCTCGAATTCGCTTCTGCTGGGCGTGCCGATCACCGAACGCGCCTATGGCACCGATGCGCTGTCGGGCAATTTCGCGATCATCTCGGTGCATTCGCCCTTCCTCTACACGATCGGCATCCTCGCGATGGAGATGGTGCGCTCGTCGGGCACCGGCACGTCGCTTGGGCGCGTCGGGCTCAACGCGCTGATCGGCGTGCTGCGGACCCCGCTGGTGATCGGTATCCTGACGGGCTTTGCGATCAAGATTCTCACCACGCTGACCGGCCAGCCCCTGCCCCATCCGATCCGCGAGGGGATGGACATGATGGCGCGCGCGGCGCTGCCTGCGGCGCTGTTCGGGCTGGGCGGCGTGCTCTATCGCTATCGTCCCGAGGGCGATGCGAAGGCCATCGCGATGGTCACGGGCCTGTCGCTGATGCTGCATCCGGCGATCACCTATGGGCTCGCGCATTTCGCCTTCAAGGTGGACACGACCGCGCTGCGTTCGGCCACGCTGACGGCGGCGATGGCGCCGGGGGTCAACGCCTATCTCTTCGCGAATATCTACGGGGTGGCGCGCAGAGTCGCAGCCTCTGCCGTGCTGATCGCAACGGCGCTGTCGATTCTGACGATCTGGGGCTGGCTCGCGATCCTGCCGTGA
- the fabB gene encoding beta-ketoacyl-ACP synthase I, which produces MRRVVITGLGIVSPIGNNAEEVTASLKAGKSGIVFAEDYAERGFRSQVKGQPKITLEDHIDKRNLRFMGPGAAYNFIAMEQALADSGLEESDISNPRSGLIMGSGGPSTSNFFEAHRIVMEKGSPKRMGPFMVTRCMSSTNSACLATPFKIKGVNYSITSACSTSAHCIGNGTELIQMGKQDIVFAGGGEELDWTLSCLFDAMGAMSSKYNDTPELASRAFDATRDGFVIAGGGGVVVLEELEHAKARGAKIYAEVTGYGATSDGHDMVAPSGEGGERSMKLAVGTLPEGRKVSYINAHGTSTPAGDVTEVQAVRRVFGEENVPKISSTKSLTGHSLGATGVHEAIYSLLMMQNNFITASANITELDPAIKPEEIAMERIDNVDFDSVLSNSFGFGGTNASLVMSKYLD; this is translated from the coding sequence ATGCGCCGCGTCGTCATCACCGGTTTGGGCATCGTCTCGCCCATCGGCAACAATGCCGAAGAAGTCACCGCCAGCCTGAAGGCCGGCAAATCCGGCATCGTATTCGCCGAGGATTACGCCGAGCGCGGCTTCCGCAGCCAGGTCAAAGGCCAGCCGAAGATCACGCTCGAGGACCATATCGACAAGCGCAACCTGCGCTTCATGGGTCCGGGCGCGGCCTATAACTTCATCGCGATGGAGCAGGCTCTGGCCGATAGCGGTCTGGAAGAGAGCGACATCTCGAACCCGCGCAGCGGCCTGATCATGGGCTCGGGCGGTCCGTCGACCTCGAACTTCTTCGAGGCGCATCGCATCGTCATGGAAAAGGGCTCGCCCAAGCGGATGGGGCCGTTCATGGTCACCCGCTGCATGAGCTCGACGAACTCGGCCTGTCTGGCCACGCCGTTCAAGATCAAGGGCGTAAACTACTCGATCACCTCGGCCTGCTCGACCTCGGCGCATTGCATCGGCAACGGCACCGAGCTGATCCAGATGGGCAAGCAGGACATCGTCTTCGCTGGCGGTGGCGAGGAACTTGACTGGACGCTGAGCTGTCTGTTCGACGCGATGGGCGCGATGTCGTCGAAATATAACGACACGCCCGAGCTGGCCTCGCGCGCCTTCGACGCAACCCGCGACGGGTTCGTCATCGCAGGCGGCGGCGGCGTCGTCGTGCTGGAGGAACTCGAGCACGCCAAGGCGCGCGGCGCGAAAATCTACGCGGAAGTCACCGGCTACGGCGCGACCTCGGACGGCCACGACATGGTGGCGCCGTCGGGCGAAGGCGGCGAGCGGTCGATGAAGCTCGCGGTCGGCACCCTGCCCGAAGGCCGCAAGGTTTCCTACATCAACGCGCATGGCACCTCGACGCCCGCGGGCGACGTGACCGAAGTGCAGGCCGTACGCCGCGTCTTCGGCGAGGAAAACGTGCCGAAGATCTCCTCGACCAAATCGCTCACCGGGCACTCGCTCGGCGCGACCGGCGTGCATGAGGCGATCTATTCCCTCCTGATGATGCAGAACAATTTCATCACGGCCTCGGCCAACATCACCGAGCTCGACCCGGCGATCAAACCCGAAGAGATCGCGATGGAGCGGATCGACAATGTCGATTTCGACTCAGTCCTGTCGAACAGCTTCGGCTTCGGCGGCACCAACGCGTCGCTCGTGATGAGCAAATATTTGGACTAA
- a CDS encoding MBL fold metallo-hydrolase produces the protein MSRMRFTILGCGSSGGVPRIGNNWGDCDPANPKNHRLRCSMLVERVAQSGTTRVLIDTTPDMRQQLLTAGVGELDAVVYTHSHADHVHGLDDLRQIVFNMRTRLPVWADADTEAALLDRFAYAFVQPSDSNYKPICELKSIHRERPFQITGAGGSIEFQPFQVEHGNIDALGFRIGGLAYLPDVSDIPEEAWAYLEGLDCWVLDALRRTPHPTHAHLARALEWIERAQPASAVLTNMHIDLDHDTVAEETPDHIRPAHDGMVLDFGL, from the coding sequence ATGAGTCGGATGCGCTTCACGATCCTCGGCTGCGGCTCCTCGGGGGGCGTGCCGCGCATCGGCAACAATTGGGGCGACTGCGACCCGGCGAACCCGAAGAACCACCGGCTGCGCTGTTCGATGCTGGTCGAGCGGGTCGCCCAGTCGGGCACCACGCGGGTGCTGATCGACACCACGCCCGACATGCGCCAGCAACTGCTGACCGCGGGCGTGGGCGAGCTGGATGCGGTGGTCTACACCCACAGCCATGCCGATCACGTCCACGGGCTCGACGATCTGCGCCAGATCGTCTTCAACATGCGCACCCGCCTGCCCGTCTGGGCCGATGCCGATACCGAGGCCGCCCTTCTGGACCGCTTCGCCTATGCCTTCGTCCAGCCCTCGGACAGCAATTACAAACCGATTTGCGAGCTGAAATCGATCCATCGCGAGCGCCCCTTCCAGATTACCGGTGCGGGCGGCTCGATCGAGTTTCAGCCCTTTCAGGTCGAGCATGGCAATATCGACGCGCTCGGCTTCCGGATCGGCGGGCTGGCCTATCTGCCGGACGTCTCGGACATTCCCGAAGAGGCCTGGGCCTATCTCGAAGGCCTCGATTGCTGGGTGCTCGACGCGCTGCGCCGCACGCCGCACCCCACCCATGCGCATCTGGCCCGCGCGCTGGAATGGATCGAGCGCGCACAGCCCGCAAGCGCGGTACTGACCAACATGCATATCGACCTCGACCACGACACGGTCGCCGAGGAAACCCCGGATCACATTCGCCCTGCCCATGACGGGATGGTTCTGGATTTCGGCCTCTAA
- the irrA gene encoding iron response transcriptional regulator IrrA, translating into MAVTNSTEQRRGQDWLSRGGLRPTRQRLALATLLVGDGENRHVTAESLYAAACDAGEKVSLATVYNTLKAFCDAGLMHEITVDGARSYFDTRMDDHPHFFWEDDNRLSDAPAEELKLASIPQAPEGAEITRVDVVIRVRKA; encoded by the coding sequence ATGGCTGTGACGAATTCGACCGAACAGCGCCGCGGGCAGGACTGGCTGAGCCGTGGCGGGCTGCGCCCCACCCGTCAGCGACTGGCGCTGGCCACATTGCTCGTGGGCGATGGGGAAAATCGTCATGTCACGGCCGAAAGCCTATATGCGGCCGCCTGCGATGCGGGCGAGAAAGTCTCGCTCGCAACCGTCTACAACACGCTCAAGGCGTTCTGCGACGCCGGGCTGATGCATGAGATAACGGTCGATGGCGCGCGCAGCTATTTCGACACGCGCATGGACGATCACCCGCACTTCTTCTGGGAAGACGACAACCGCTTGTCGGATGCCCCGGCCGAGGAGTTGAAGCTCGCCTCGATCCCGCAGGCCCCCGAAGGCGCCGAGATCACCCGCGTCGACGTGGTGATCCGCGTCCGCAAGGCCTGA
- a CDS encoding TatD family hydrolase: MTLPPEITDSHCHLDFPDFDGERDDIIARANAAGVTRMVTICTKLKNEPSVRAIAEAHRGVFYAAGTHPMSVAEEPMATVDELVALAKHPKFVGLGETGLDYHYTAESAEVQKTSLRLHIEAAQETGLPLIIHSRDADEDMEAILTEGMKAKPYSCVMHCYSSGPRLAQVSVDLGFYLSMSGIATFPKSQEVRDIFAAAPLDRILVETDSPYLAPPPYRGKRNEPAYTAHTAKVGADVFGLPLEEFAAATQANFDRLFWKAAEHGERGSIAA; the protein is encoded by the coding sequence TTGACCCTCCCGCCCGAGATCACAGACAGCCATTGCCATCTCGATTTCCCCGATTTCGACGGTGAGCGCGACGACATCATCGCCCGCGCCAATGCCGCCGGGGTGACGCGGATGGTGACGATCTGCACCAAGCTGAAGAACGAGCCCTCCGTGCGTGCCATCGCCGAGGCGCATCGCGGCGTCTTCTACGCGGCAGGCACGCACCCGATGAGCGTCGCCGAAGAACCGATGGCCACGGTGGACGAACTGGTGGCGCTGGCGAAGCACCCGAAATTCGTAGGGCTGGGCGAGACTGGGCTCGACTATCACTACACCGCCGAGAGCGCCGAGGTTCAGAAAACCTCGCTGCGCCTGCATATCGAAGCCGCCCAGGAAACCGGCCTGCCGCTGATCATCCATTCGCGCGATGCCGACGAGGACATGGAAGCGATCCTGACCGAGGGCATGAAGGCCAAGCCCTATTCCTGCGTCATGCATTGCTATTCGTCGGGGCCGCGCCTCGCGCAGGTCTCGGTCGATCTGGGCTTTTACCTGTCGATGTCCGGCATCGCGACCTTCCCGAAATCGCAGGAAGTGCGCGACATCTTCGCCGCCGCACCGCTCGACCGGATCCTCGTGGAAACCGACAGCCCCTATCTCGCGCCGCCGCCCTATCGCGGCAAGCGCAACGAGCCCGCCTACACGGCCCACACCGCCAAGGTCGGCGCCGATGTCTTCGGCCTGCCGCTGGAGGAATTCGCCGCCGCGACGCAGGCCAATTTCGACCGCCTGTTCTGGAAAGCCGCCGAGCATGGCGAGCGGGGGAGCATCGCTGCATGA
- the fabA gene encoding bifunctional 3-hydroxydecanoyl-ACP dehydratase/trans-2-decenoyl-ACP isomerase, translated as MAGFPTSFGKEDLLKCARGELFGPGNAQLPAPPMLMMDRITDISGDGGKHGKGHVVAEFDITPDLWFFECHFPGNPIMPGCLGLDGLWQLTGFNLGWRGWQGRGYALGVGEVKLTGMVRPDRKMLTYKVDFTKAIQTRRLTMGVADGIVEADGDVIYEVKDMKVALSES; from the coding sequence ATGGCTGGGTTTCCGACGAGCTTCGGGAAAGAAGATCTTCTGAAATGTGCACGCGGGGAGCTGTTTGGCCCCGGCAATGCACAGCTTCCGGCGCCGCCGATGCTGATGATGGACCGCATCACCGACATCTCGGGCGATGGCGGCAAGCACGGCAAGGGCCACGTTGTCGCCGAGTTCGACATCACCCCCGACCTGTGGTTCTTCGAATGCCATTTCCCCGGCAATCCGATCATGCCGGGCTGCCTCGGCCTCGACGGGTTGTGGCAGCTTACCGGCTTCAACCTCGGGTGGCGTGGCTGGCAGGGTCGCGGCTATGCGCTTGGCGTGGGCGAAGTTAAGCTCACCGGCATGGTCCGCCCCGATCGTAAAATGCTGACCTACAAGGTCGATTTCACCAAGGCCATTCAGACCCGTCGCCTGACCATGGGTGTCGCCGACGGGATCGTCGAGGCCGACGGTGACGTGATCTACGAGGTCAAGGACATGAAGGTCGCGCTCTCCGAGAGCTGA